One window of the Salvia splendens isolate huo1 chromosome 1, SspV2, whole genome shotgun sequence genome contains the following:
- the LOC121741877 gene encoding interactor of constitutive active ROPs 3-like, which translates to MQTPKARSSRSGAPQKSSPRSISSEASPKSSSPQTVSSEAPQKVSPRVVRHLKTGPRFLDPTASSSNQANRAPKERSPKIADRKSPKSPLSEKKRPSKIPELERQISQLEHDLEVVKDQLISTEAQKKQAQKDAEESNHQLSALSLKLEELQKHLLEQPSSEEQKLGSPSELEAFKKQSSHDSAALASALDEITQLKIQLETVAVSEAPQANHSESEQNDLLKLKEKLSDTLLIVEEMKQQVMYSKESEAQAQALVGETLVQLETAKKMVETLRSDGLKATEAYKAIASELEQSRARVNFLEDLVSKLQADISSGGYKQTQGKGEGEMEVGSLKLEVEQLRSDLEAHEIRYNEERSRSVEKIQDAMEMVEKFKSASSQRVSELEKELRRSKYEIEELKANLMDKETELQGICEENEGLTMKLESSVSGQREIELEKKFHESKTELDTLKASLAQKEVEWQCTIKENEKLKEMMNGRRSEEVGDLESDRAAESEAAVRASYMVKEIEKSNKKAARVGEQLEAAQAANAEMEAELRRVKVQSDQWRKAAEAAAAMLSAGNNGQIMERTGSMDSHYSPQTGKISSPYADDLDEELKKKNANMLRRFGVLWKKPQK; encoded by the exons ATGCAGACCCCCAAAGCAAG AAGCAGTCGTTCGGGCGCACCACAGAAGAGTTCTCCTCGATCTATATCCTCGGAGGCATCTCCCAAAAGCTCCTCTCCTCAAACTGTATCATCAGAAGCTCCCCAAAAGGTTTCTCCGAGGGTAGTGCGTCACCTCAAGACAGGGCCGCGTTTCTTAGACCCTACCGCATCTTCATCAAACCAAGCAAACCGAGCACCAAAAGAGAGAAGTCCTAAAATAGCCGATCGCAAATCCCCTAAAAGCCCGCTCTCTGAG AAGAAGCGGCCTAGCAAAATACCTGAGCTCGAGAGACAGATTTCTCAGCTTGAACATGATCTGGAAGTTGTCAAGGATCAATTAATCTCTACGGAAGCACAGAAGAAGCAAGCGCAGAAAGATGCCGAGGAGTCTAACCACCAGCTCTCGGCCCTGTCTTTGAAGCTCGAGGAGTTGCAGAAACACCTCTTGGAGCAGCCATCTTCGGAGGAACAAAAGTTGGGCTCACCATCTGAACTTGAGGCTTTCAAGAAGCAGAGCTCTCATGATTCGGCTGCACTAGCATCTGCGTTGGATGAAATCACGCAACTTAAGATTCAGCTTGAGACGGTAGCTGTGTCCGAGGCCCCTCAAGCTAATCACTCGGAATCTGAGCAAAACGACCTCCTTAAATTGAAAGAGAAGTTATCTGATACACTCTTGATCGTGGAAGAAATGAAACAGCAGGTAATGTATAGCAAAGAATCTGAAGCTCAGGCTCAGGCACTCGTTGGAGAGACTCTGGTGCAACTGGAAACGGCCAAGAAGATGGTGGAGACGCTGAGGTCGGATGGACTAAAGGCCACTGAAGCTTATAAAGCCATTGCTTCTGAACTGGAGCAGTCGAGAGCTCGTGTTAATTTCTTGGAAGATCTTGTGAGCAAACTCCAGGCGGACATCAGTAGTGGTGGCTACAAACAGACTCAAGGCAAAGGCGAAGGTGAAATGGAGGTTGGTTCTTTGAAACTCGAAGTTGAGCAGTTGAGATCGGATTTAGAAGCCCATGAGATAAGATACAATGAAGAACGAAGCCGTAGTGTGGAGAAGATACAGGATGCTATGGAAATGGTGGAGAAGTTCAAATCCGCTTCGAGTCAGAGAGTGTCTGAGCTGGAAAAGGAGCTACGGAGATCCAAATATGAGATCGAGGAGCTCAAGGCGAACCTGATGGACAAGGAGACGGAACTGCAAGGTATATGTGAGGAGAACGAGGGCCTCACCATGAAGCTTGAGAGCTCCGTGTCAGGGCAGAGGGAGATTGAGCTGGAGAAGAAGTTCCATGAGTCAAAGACCGAGTTAGATACTCTGAAGGCTAGTTTGGCACAGAAGGAGGTAGAGTGGCAATGCACAATAAAGGAAAACGAAAAACTGAAGGAAATGATGAATGGCAGAAGGAGTGAGGAAGTTGGTGACTTGGAGTCGGATAGGGCTGCAGAGAGTGAGGCGGCCGTGAGGGCGAGCTACATGGTGAAGGAAATAGAGAAGAGTAACAAGAAAGCGGCGAGAGTGGGGGAGCAGCTGGAGGCGGCACAAGCAGCGAATGCAGAGATGGAAGCTGAGCTGAGGAGGGTGAAAGTGCAATCGGATCAATGGAGGAAGGCTGCGGAGGCTGCTGCTGCAATGCTGTCGGCAGGGAACAACGGGCAGATAATGGAGAGAACGGGGTCCATGGACAGTCATTACAGCCCACAGACAGGGAAGATAAGCTCGCCTTATGCCGACGATCTTGATgaggagttgaagaagaaaaatgcCAACATGCTGAGGAGGTTTGGGGTGTTGTGGAAGAAGCCACAGAAATAG